The DNA sequence CGCCCTGTCAGTCCGAACGGGGAAGATGCGATGAAAAAGCCGAAGTGGGTGGTCCGGAAAGAACAAGACAAGAAGTCCGAGGCGCAGGCCACGGTCTGGCTGTTCGGACTGCACGCGGTGCGCGATGCGCTGGTGAACCCGGCCCGCGAGAAGCTGACCCTGATGGTGACCCCCAACGCGCTGGCCAAGCTGGAGGATGCGGTTGCCACAGCGGGGATCACGCCGCAGGTGGTGGACCCGCGAAAGTTCCGCCCGCCGCTTGATCCGGCGTCGGTGCACCAGGGCGCGGTGCTGGAGGTCAGGCCGCTGAACTGGGGTCGGCTCGAGGATGTCTGCATCGGCGACAGCCCGGCGCCCCGCGTGCTGCTGCTGGACCGGGTGACAGACCCGCATAACGTGGGCGCGATCCTGCGCTCTGCCGAGGTGTTGGGCGCCTCTGCCGTGATCGGGACGCGGCACCATTCCGCGCCGGAAACCGGGGCGCTGGCCAAGACCGCCTCGGGGGCGCTGGAACGCCAGCCCTATCTGCGGCTGCGCAATCTGGCCGATGCGATCCGGGCGTTGCAGGGGATGGGATACCTGGTGCTGGGTCTGGACGGGGAGGCGGACACCACCATCGAGGCCGCCGTGGAAGGCCGCCGGGATCGGCCGGTGGCACTGGTACTGGGCGCCGAGGGGCCGGGCCTGCGCGACAAGACCCGCGAGACCGTGGATGCGCTGGTACGGATTGACGCAGCCGGGCAGTTCGGGTCGCTCAATGTGTCAAATGCCGCCGCGATTGCCCTATATGCCGCCAGAGTGAATGGCTGAAGGAGCGGACCGCTGAGCTATCCGACCAAAATCGCGACCTGCTGCTATTGCGGGACACGGGCGGCGCTGACGCTGGATCGCGGGCGGCATGAGCTGTCCTGTGCCCAATGCGCGGCGCCGCTGCACGATCTCAAGGCGCTGCCGGTAAAGGAAAAGCCGAAAAAGACCGGCGTCAGCCACCAGCCGGTGCTGCGCCGTTTTCCCGGCGGGCAGAAGGCGGCGGAGGTCCGGCATCGCAAGCCGAAAAAACGCAAGCCGCGCAAGTCGCTTTGGCGCCGCATGGCGGAAGAGGCGTTCGATGTGGTTGAAGATATCTTCGATTGACCGGGATCGGCGGAAAGATGCCCGTGAGGCGGCAGGCCATCACAAACCGCGCTGGTCCCTTTAACGGCAGCGGGGAATACCTATGTGAGGTAGAGGACGGCGGGCACGGAACGCCCGGCGTCACTTTACTGTCCCTCGTTCCGTACCTGATGCGCCCCCTGATACATTCAGGAGGGCGCTTTTTTATGTCGAAACCTGATTTTACGCGATAGGGTCTGCGCATGATGTATTCGGACACGATGCTCAGGGAGGTATTGGCCCGCGCCCGCCGGATCGCGGTGGTTGGCGTATCGCTCAACCCGGTGCGGCCCAGTTACTATGTGGCGCGGTATCTGGGGCTGAGGGGATACGACGTGATCCCGGTGAACCCGCTGCACGCGGGCGAGACCGTGTTTGGCCGGCGCGTGCAGGGATCGCTGTCGGTGATCGAAGGCGGCGTCGATATGGTCGATATCTTTCGCCGCCCGGAGGCGGTGCCGGAGATCGTGGAGGAGGCGCTGGCGTGTTTTCCGGACCTGCAGACCATCTGGATGCAGATCGGCGTCGAACATGCCGAGGCGGCGGCAAGGGCGGAGGCGCGGGGGATCACCGTGATCCAGAACCGCTGTCCGAAGATCGAGTACCAACGTCTGCACGGCGAATTGCGGATGGGCGGTTTCGCCACGGGTCGGATATCGAGCAAGTTGTGATGAGCGCGGCGTTTGGTCGGCGTTTGGTACCGGTCCCGACTGGCCGCGCTGCGCGCGACGCGATCCATTTTGCGGATGAGGGGGCTTTGCCCCCTCAAACTCCCCCGAGTATTTCGGGCATAAAGAAGCTGGGGTTCGGGTGAGGTCAGCGGGAGGCTTTCTCCGCGAGCCCGGATTGCGACTGGCGGCGGTCGAGTTCGGCCAGAACATCGCTGAGGGGCACGTCGCGGGCGGCGAGCATGACCAGCAGGTGGTAGAGCACGTCTGCCGCCTCTGAAGTGAGCGCGGGGCGGTCGCCTTTGACGGCCTCGATGATCGCCTCCACCGCTTCCTCGCCGAATTTCTCGGCGCATTTTTCGGGGCCTTTGGCCAGCAGTTGCGCGGTCCAGCTGCTGTCGGGGGCGGCGTTCTTTCGGGTGAGGATCGTCGCAAAGAGGTCGTCGAGGGTCATGTGAGCCTCATCGGGATGCCGGCGGCGGCCATGTGCTGCTTGGCCTCGTGGATGGTGAATTCGCCGAAGTGGAAGATGGACGCGGCCAGCACCGCGGAGGCGCCGCCCTGCAGCACACCTTCGGCCAGGTGATCCAGCGTGCCCACGCCGCCCGAGGCGATGACGGGGACGCTGACGGCGTCGGAGATGGCGCGCGTGAGCGGCAGGTTGAAGCCCTGTTTCGTGCCGTCGCGGTCCATCGAGGTGAGCAGGATTTCTCCGGCGCCCTTTTCGGTGACGGTGCGGGCGAATGCCACCGCGTCGATGCCGGTGGGGCGGCGGCCGCCGTGGGTGAAGATCTCCCATTTGCCGGGCGCCGTGGTCTTGGCGTCGATCGCCACCACGATGCATTGACTGCCGAACTGGTCCGCGGCACGGGCGACGACGTCGGGGTCGGCCACGGCGGCGGAGTTGAAGCTGACCTTGTCCGCCCCCGCCAGCAACAGGGCACGCACGTCCGCCGCCGTGCGCACGCCACCGCCCACGGTCAGCGGGATGTAGCAGTGTTCTGCCGTGCGGCGCACCAGGTCGAACATGGTGCCACGATTCTCGTGCGTCGCGTGAATGTCGAGAAAGCACAATTCGTCCGCGCCCGCCGCGTCGTAGGCGATGGCGGCATCCACCGGGTCGCCCGCATCGCGCAGGCCGACGAAATTCACACCCTTGACGACGCGGCCATCGGCCACGTCGAGGCAGGGGATGATGCGGGTCTTCAGCATGTCTTTGGTCCGGGCACGGGGCGGAGGTCGACTGTGTATTTCGGGAACAATGAAATCATCGGGACAGGGTTGTCAGAGCGGCGGCAAGGTCAAGTGCCCCGTCATAGAGAGCGCGGCCCGAAATGGCGCCTTCGATCACGCCGGTGTCGCGCAGGGCGATCAGGTCATCTAGGGACGAGACCCCGCCGGAGGCGATGACGGGGATCTGCACAGCGCGGGCGAGGTCCGCTGTCGCCGCGATGTTGGGGCCGCCCATGGCGCCGTCGCGGTTGATGTCGGTGTAGATGATGGCCGCGACACCGTCGTCTTCGAACGACTTTGCGAGGTCGGTGACTAGCACGTCGGTTTCCTCTGCCCAGCCCTTGGTCGCCACGCGGCCGTTGCGGGCGTCGATGCCCACGGCCACCTGGCCGGGAAAGGCCTTGGCGGCCTGGCGCACGAGGTCGGGGTTTTCCACCGCGACGGTGCCGAGGATCACGCGCGCCAGCCCCTTGTCGAGCCAGTTTTCGATGGTGGCCATGTCGCGGATGCCGCCGCCGAGTTGCGCGGGCACGTTGCAGGCTTCGAGGATCGCCTCAACCGGGGCGGCATTGACCGGTGCCCCTGCAAATGCGCCGTTGAGGTCGACCAGGTGCAGCCACTGGCATCCCGCCGCGACAAAGCTGCGGGCCTGGGCGGCCGGATCGTCGTTGAAGACGGTCGAGCGGTCCATATCGCCGTGGACCAGGCGCACGGCCTGTCCGTCCTTGAGGTCGATGGCGGGGTAGAGGATCATGGGCGGGTCCCTGTGCTGTAACGAGATGCGGTTTTGCACGGGCGGGCGCGATTTGCAACGCGACCCGAGGTCTGGCTTGCCAGAAAACGGGGGCTGGTACAGACTGAGCGGCAAAGCGGAGGAACTTTGATGACGAAACTGATGATGGCTTCATTGCTGGCGTTTGGTCTGGCTGGTGCGGCACAGGCGGCGGATCCGGCAGTGGGCACCTGGCAGACCCAGGTCGACGACGGGGCCTATGCCCATGTGAAGATGTCACCTTGCGGCGCCGCAGTCTGCGGCACGATCGCGCGGACATTCAATGACAGCGGCGAATACAAGTCCCCCAATCTGGGCAAGACGCTGGTGATCGACATGACGCCCGAGGGTGGGGGCAAATACGCAGGCAAGGTCTGGCGACCGTCCAATGGCAAGATCTACATCGGCAAGATGACCGTGTCGGGCAATACCCTGCGGCTGTCGGGTTGTGTGGCGGGCGGGCTGATCTGTTCCAAGCAGACCTGGCAGCGGGTGAAGTAGCCCGCCGGAACAATGCGGTCGGTGCAGTCGTTCTCCTCAGGAGCAATCAGAGGAGACTGCCCATGCCCATCGTCACGACGTCAGATCAGACCGAGCTTTACGTCAAGGATTGGGGCGCCGGACAACCGGTCGTGCTCATTCACGGCTGGCCGCTGAACGCCGACTCCTGGGAGACGCAGGCGCTGGGCCTGGCAGAGGCGGGGTACCGTGTTGTCAGCTACGACCGCCGTGGTTTCGGACGTTCGGGGCAACCATACACGGGCTATGATTACGACACGCTTTCGGATGATCTTGCCGCGGTGATCGACGGGCTGGGGCTGAAGGACGCCGCGATTGCCGGATTCTCGATGGGCGGCGGCGAGGTCAGCCGCTACATGTCGCGGCATGACGGGCGCGGCGTGGTCAAGGCCATGCTGATCTCTTCCATCGCGCCCTTCATGGCCAAGGCGGACGACAATCCCGATGGGGTGCCCGACGATGTTTTCAGCGACATGAAGGCCGGGCTGCGCGAGGATCGTGCGGGTTTCCTGAGCGGGTTCTTCAAGGGGTTCTACGGTCGGCGCACGAAAGGTGGCGGCGTCAGCGACCCGGTGCTGGACTGGACGTGGAACATGGCAATGATGGCAAGCCCGAAGGCGACGCTGGATTGCGTCGACGCCTTTGGCAAGACCGACCTGCGCGGTGACATGGACGCCTTTCGCGTGCCGACACTGGTGGTGCACGGAACGGCGGACCAGACGGTTCCGATCGACACATCGGGCAGGCAGGCGGCAAAGATGATCAAGGATGCCGAGTTCAAGGAATACAGTGGCGCGCCACATGGATTGACCGCCACCCACGCAGACAGGCTGACGCAGGATATGCTGGCCTTTCTCAAACGCTAGCAGCTGTAAGGTCAGGGCGCCCAGGACAGGAAATTGGCGATCAGCCGCAGGCCGGTGGTCTGTGACTTTTCGGGGTGGAACTGCATCCCCAGCATGGTGTCCCGACCGATCATGGCCGTCACGTCTCCGGCATAGTCCACATGGGCGAGACGTTGTTTCGGGTTGTTGACCGCCATGTGGTAGGAATGGACGAAATAGGCGTGATCGCCGGTCGCGATGCCGTCGAAGACCGGATGCGGATGGTCGATCACCAGATCGTTCCAGCCCATATGCGGCACCTTCAGCGCGGCATCGGTCGGCGTGATCCGGGTGACTTCCCCCCCGATCCAGTCGAGCCCCGGTGTATCACGGTATTCCCGGCCCAGGCTGGCCATCAGCTGCATGCCGACGCAGATGCCAAGAAACGGGCGGCCACGGTCCTCGACCGCCTCGACCATCGCGTCAAACACGCCTCCCGCGCCTTTGAGGGCCGCCATGCAGGCCGGAAAAGCGCCGTCTCCCGGCAGCACGATACGGTCGGCGCGGGCGACCACCTCGGCATTTGAGGTGACAACGACCTCTCCGGCGTCGACCTCGCGCGCCATGCGCTCGAAAGCCTTGTGGGCAGAGTGCAGGTTGCCGCTTTCGTAGTCGATGATGGCAGTCAGCATGGGATGGCGGCCCCTTTTGAGCGGAAAGAAAGCAGATGCCCAGGGGCTTGCAAGCTGCCGGGGCGGGCGGACGGATCGCGCGGCCGCCTCAAATGCAGACATGTCATATATGACATGTCATCCTGAAACCCTCTTGAAGGGGGGAAGGACGGGGCGGCGATGCGACGGACTTGGACCACCTCGAAGAACTGCGCTCCGCTCGGCCGCAATTGCGCCCGGAAGGGCAGGGGGCGTTCGCCTGCGGATGCAAGTCCGACACCATATTGCCGCACCTTGCTGGCCTTTGCCGCGATGCCCTGCGCGAAATCCATAAGCATCAGGTTCAAAGCGCGCCCTTGGTGGACGGAATATCGCCGGATTTGCGCGGATCGACCTCTACCGCTTCGCGCAGCGCGCGGGCAACCGACTTGAACGCGGCTTCGACGATGTGGTGGCTGTTCAGGCCATGCAGCATATCCACATGCAGCGTGATGCCGCCCTGCGTGCCGAAGGCCTGGAAAAACTCGCGCACCAGTTCGGTGTCGAACGTGCCGATCCGGGCTGTCGGCAGATCGACATTCCATACCAGATAAGGCCGCGCCGAAAGATCCAGCGCGCAGCGGACCAGGGCATCGTCCATCGGCAACAGGCAGGCACCGTAGCGGCGGATGCCGCGCTTGTCCCCCAGCGCCTTGGCCAGCGCCTGGCCCAGGGTGATGCCCACGTCCTCGACCGTGTGGTGGTCGTCAATATGCAGATCGCCTTTCGCCCGAACCTTGATGTCGATCAGCGAATGGCGCGCCAGTTGATCCAGCATGTGATCGAAGAACCCCACACCGGTCTGATTGTCGTAGGTGCCGGTGCCGTCAAGATTGATCTCGACGCTCACATCGGTCTCTGCGGTGGTGCGGGTCAGGCTGGTCTGGCGCATGTCGGGCCTCTCTGGCTGGCGTCTGCCGCCTTATACCAGTGCTGGCCCCGACGCCAAGACCGGATGAGGGATTGCAGCCGCCGGGGCCATGTGCGACTCTGATATCAGTCTATGTTCGAGGGCCCGATGACCACCTGCGTTTTTGTCCAGATCAGATGCCGCCCCGGAACGACCTACAGCGTGGCCGAGGAAATCGCCCTGCGCGAAATTCATTCAGAGCTCTACTCCACCTCCGGGGACTACGACCTGCTGATGAAGCTCTACATCCCCAGCGGGCAGGATGTGGGCATGTTCATCAATGAAAACCTGCTGACCATCGACGGTATCGAACGGTCCCTGACCACAATGACGTTCAAGGTCTTTTGATGCGGTGGCTGGGCCATCTGCGCGCATTGACCTTGATCCCGGTCCTCGCAGCCGGGCCCGTCGCCGCAGCGGAAAAGGTCTATGAAGGTCAGGAGGCCGCGGCGCTGCGGTGTTCCAACACGCTGGCGCTGACGGCGGTGGCGCTGGCCGGGGCCGACCTGATCGGCGAGGCGGAAAAGGAAGTCATGCTGGGCGTGACCATCCTAATCCTCGAACGCCACGTCAGCGGCACCTGGGCACAGAAAAAGGCCGCAATGGCCGTGATCCGCGATCGCCGGTCGGTCGAGGATACGCTGGACGATTACCGCCGGAACGCCGCGCGCTGCCTGTCACAATTTCCGATCAACTAAAGCGTTTCGGAATAAACCTGAAACATCCCATATCACTTTTCGCGTTCGACCGCAGGGAGAGGCAGCGAACAAGTGATTCAAGTATACTCGAAACTCTATAAGGTGCGAACCGGCTTGTCGGATCAGAACATCCCGACAGGAGAGCCCTTGCCGCTCTTCTGGCGCTGCGCGGCATTGGAGCGGCTGCGCATCCGGGCCCGGTCGATGGCCCGATCAAAGGTCTTCTTCACCCGCTGGTTGCGGTTTGTATAGGGCGGGATCGGATTGCCGATCGACACCCGCAGGTCCATTGGCCTGCCGTCCGCAAAAATCGCAGATCCCTCGTTGAGCAGAACATGCGTGCGGT is a window from the Sulfitobacter sp. THAF37 genome containing:
- the rlmB gene encoding 23S rRNA (guanosine(2251)-2'-O)-methyltransferase RlmB; this translates as MKKPKWVVRKEQDKKSEAQATVWLFGLHAVRDALVNPAREKLTLMVTPNALAKLEDAVATAGITPQVVDPRKFRPPLDPASVHQGAVLEVRPLNWGRLEDVCIGDSPAPRVLLLDRVTDPHNVGAILRSAEVLGASAVIGTRHHSAPETGALAKTASGALERQPYLRLRNLADAIRALQGMGYLVLGLDGEADTTIEAAVEGRRDRPVALVLGAEGPGLRDKTRETVDALVRIDAAGQFGSLNVSNAAAIALYAARVNG
- a CDS encoding CoA-binding protein, translating into MMYSDTMLREVLARARRIAVVGVSLNPVRPSYYVARYLGLRGYDVIPVNPLHAGETVFGRRVQGSLSVIEGGVDMVDIFRRPEAVPEIVEEALACFPDLQTIWMQIGVEHAEAAARAEARGITVIQNRCPKIEYQRLHGELRMGGFATGRISSKL
- a CDS encoding phosphoribosyl-ATP diphosphatase, which produces MTLDDLFATILTRKNAAPDSSWTAQLLAKGPEKCAEKFGEEAVEAIIEAVKGDRPALTSEAADVLYHLLVMLAARDVPLSDVLAELDRRQSQSGLAEKASR
- the hisF gene encoding imidazole glycerol phosphate synthase subunit HisF, coding for MLKTRIIPCLDVADGRVVKGVNFVGLRDAGDPVDAAIAYDAAGADELCFLDIHATHENRGTMFDLVRRTAEHCYIPLTVGGGVRTAADVRALLLAGADKVSFNSAAVADPDVVARAADQFGSQCIVVAIDAKTTAPGKWEIFTHGGRRPTGIDAVAFARTVTEKGAGEILLTSMDRDGTKQGFNLPLTRAISDAVSVPVIASGGVGTLDHLAEGVLQGGASAVLAASIFHFGEFTIHEAKQHMAAAGIPMRLT
- the hisA gene encoding 1-(5-phosphoribosyl)-5-[(5-phosphoribosylamino)methylideneamino]imidazole-4-carboxamide isomerase — protein: MILYPAIDLKDGQAVRLVHGDMDRSTVFNDDPAAQARSFVAAGCQWLHLVDLNGAFAGAPVNAAPVEAILEACNVPAQLGGGIRDMATIENWLDKGLARVILGTVAVENPDLVRQAAKAFPGQVAVGIDARNGRVATKGWAEETDVLVTDLAKSFEDDGVAAIIYTDINRDGAMGGPNIAATADLARAVQIPVIASGGVSSLDDLIALRDTGVIEGAISGRALYDGALDLAAALTTLSR
- a CDS encoding DUF2147 domain-containing protein encodes the protein MTKLMMASLLAFGLAGAAQAADPAVGTWQTQVDDGAYAHVKMSPCGAAVCGTIARTFNDSGEYKSPNLGKTLVIDMTPEGGGKYAGKVWRPSNGKIYIGKMTVSGNTLRLSGCVAGGLICSKQTWQRVK
- a CDS encoding alpha/beta fold hydrolase — protein: MPIVTTSDQTELYVKDWGAGQPVVLIHGWPLNADSWETQALGLAEAGYRVVSYDRRGFGRSGQPYTGYDYDTLSDDLAAVIDGLGLKDAAIAGFSMGGGEVSRYMSRHDGRGVVKAMLISSIAPFMAKADDNPDGVPDDVFSDMKAGLREDRAGFLSGFFKGFYGRRTKGGGVSDPVLDWTWNMAMMASPKATLDCVDAFGKTDLRGDMDAFRVPTLVVHGTADQTVPIDTSGRQAAKMIKDAEFKEYSGAPHGLTATHADRLTQDMLAFLKR
- the hisH gene encoding imidazole glycerol phosphate synthase subunit HisH gives rise to the protein MLTAIIDYESGNLHSAHKAFERMAREVDAGEVVVTSNAEVVARADRIVLPGDGAFPACMAALKGAGGVFDAMVEAVEDRGRPFLGICVGMQLMASLGREYRDTPGLDWIGGEVTRITPTDAALKVPHMGWNDLVIDHPHPVFDGIATGDHAYFVHSYHMAVNNPKQRLAHVDYAGDVTAMIGRDTMLGMQFHPEKSQTTGLRLIANFLSWAP
- the hisB gene encoding imidazoleglycerol-phosphate dehydratase HisB, with amino-acid sequence MRQTSLTRTTAETDVSVEINLDGTGTYDNQTGVGFFDHMLDQLARHSLIDIKVRAKGDLHIDDHHTVEDVGITLGQALAKALGDKRGIRRYGACLLPMDDALVRCALDLSARPYLVWNVDLPTARIGTFDTELVREFFQAFGTQGGITLHVDMLHGLNSHHIVEAAFKSVARALREAVEVDPRKSGDIPSTKGAL
- a CDS encoding Lrp/AsnC family transcriptional regulator, which translates into the protein MTTCVFVQIRCRPGTTYSVAEEIALREIHSELYSTSGDYDLLMKLYIPSGQDVGMFINENLLTIDGIERSLTTMTFKVF